CGGCAATATCCGAGCATCCCTCATTAAGTTGTTAAAACATTCGGCCATATTTGTAGATGTGTGTCCCCACCGATAGCCCCCATCTTTGCATAAGGCCCACTGTACGGGTCTAACTGAACCTCCTGTCAACCATGCATATGCCTCTGCATTTAATGTGAATATTTGTTGCATGTATTCCTCGTACTTTCGAGGTTGATTTGCTGATCCAGCAGCCCACACAAGCTCTTTAAGCCTACGCATTGGTGATTATAAAAAGCGTTAAAAGTATTTCATTTCCTATGAACAAAATTAAGCCCTAAACAAGTTGAAAAATAATGTTACCTTTGATTCTTGAATTTCTGGGTAAAATTGCTCCGCACATGAACCAAGCAAAATCGATGAACTGCTAGTGGTTCTTTCCATTCTGGGAGCGTCCTCATTGCGTTAATTATTCCGTGGTGGCGATCTGAAATTACGCATATATTTTGAATATCACCACACACCTGAATACGCAATAGTCTCATGAACCAACTCCAACTGCGATTATTCTCCTCATCTACTAATGCGAAAGCCAGAGGAAATAAATGATTGTCAGCATCGAAAGCAACAGCAGTTAGTATCTTTCCACGGTACGGGCCTTTAAGAAATGTACCATCCACACAAATGACGGGTTTTAAATGACGAAATCCTTCAATGGCAGGAGCAAATGCCCAAAAGATATAGTCAAATATCGGACTGCTCGAAATACTCAGTGGATGATGATCCCACACAACCACCGTACCCGGATTGGTATATTGTAATTCCTGGACATACGTTGGGAGCTGTGCAACGGACGTAGGCCAATCGCCATAAACAATATCGATAGCCCTACGCCTGCCATACCAGGTTTTCTTGTATGAAATGTCAACGTGAAATTCTTTTTTCACTGATGTTTGTATTTCTTTGATCCTATACACTGGCCCATTCATTATGTGGGGGATAATGTGCTCAACTATTATGTCGCCACTCAGTTGCCTATGATCGTTGTTACCACATACACGGACACATGTATGCTTTTCAGCAAGTGTAACGATCATCCACATCTTGTGAGATTTCCGTAGGGTTGTCCTAAGTTGCCAATTGCATGAAGGTACAGAGGTGCGAGCCCGACATCTGACATACCAAGTTGTGGGAGTGCTTTCACGGACTTTAAACTCCATATTTTCCTTTATAGACCACAATTTAACTGCTCGTTTTACATGGTCTTTGGTTTCAAATAGCTGGCCAAGCTCTAACTCTTTCGTGCGTTCATTCCACAATTTTAGCTTCTCAACCCCACATGCATCCAGTGGATCAAACGTTAATGCAGCATCAACACCGGCTTTATATCGCAGTTGTGGTCCTTCATCAAAGGTCCATTGAGTATTATGATCCTGATGATCCCCTGTATGGGGAAATGAACCATACACAGGGTTGTCATCATCGGAATCATCATCTGGTTCGGGTTCGGAGTCAACATCAACATCAGCATCAACATCAACAAATTCAATGTCGTTATTTTCCCCGAATCCCCTAACTGTACACGTATCAATGTCCACACCATAACTTATAATGGGTTCCGTGTCCATTACTGGGTGACTACTACTGGGACGATTAGCCTCCATGCGGCGTCCATTACCCTTTCTCCTAGATCTTCGAGCCGATCGAACATTTTCACAATCTACTTAGGTCAATTGACTCTCATATAAGCCAATTGTCCCTACCACATCCATATGTTCCGATCCATATATGCTTGGATCTTGATTACCATGCAAACTTGTAATAGGCAAATTTTGCATATCATCATGTTTGAAATTTAGAATCGATTCAACCTCGATATATATCTCTGTCCCATGATCACTATTAGCTTTCAAAAAATACATTCCATCAACTCCATTATCATCTACCAAGGGCGTGGCACCGAACACACCATTTTGCATGCAATTCCGAAATATCAAGTTAATTTTATGAGTATTTCGGTTTAACTCCATCATATTATATACAATGTCCACCAATCCATCAAAATTCACCCTTTCTGTGAGGAACATGACCTTTTTGGGCAACGGTGGATCATATGATATTGACCCGCCAGCATACACAATTTTTCCTCCCCAATAGAATTGCATCATCAGACAATTACCGCTTGACATGTTTCACCTAATCTACTAAAGACGTTAATATAATATATGGagtaaattatataataaaaatggagtaaattatataatttaatattattttaacATAATTATTATACCTAATCAGTGCATAGAATTTACaactttttgtatttttatttaaattacgTAAGCAGTCGAGTGATATATCTATGTTAAGTTCAACCCTAATTAACATATTTATGTTAAGTTAATTACGTTTAAAACTAATTAATATATTTGTATTACGAACCAGTTCAACAGCATGTATTTAACATGCTACAACACTAATATGGAGTCTAAAAGTTTATTGataaattaatcataaaaaatttctctccaaataatttaaaatattaagatatatttgtaaCTATAAATAGTTTTGTAAAATATCTACACTAATTACCTTTAATTCGATATACatgtaatattaaaaaaattaatagcaTCTATTAACATATCCATATGTCTGCACCTATTGTTTAAAGTATTAATCACGTGATAAAACTATATTAATTTATTGTTAACTTTAATCATGTGTTAAAAGTATATTAATTGGTAACAACACTTAAATTTATCCTTTTTTAATAGGATGATTAGTGATATGGTTAATTAATATCTAATCAAATAATTTACCTTACTaattaattaaactaatcaCTAACTAACTACTCTACTGGGTTATCACATATTCTTCCACATAACTAGTATTATACAATTCATTAATACTACATTCATTAATTTCAACTAATCACCATGctacaacaaaaaaaatactCTAATTTACCATGtcaattaaaaaaaactaatacGAAATAAAATATAAACAATGTCATGTCATATTTAGATTTcacaaataatatataatataacacaAAAATAGAATTCACAttaaaacataacaaacaatATTATACAATTAATAATCATGAATGATATGTTCCAAATTATAGTAAACAATATTTatgaataataattaaaaaaatagataAGTATTTTACTTACTTGATTATTGTTGTTTTTCCCTAGTCAATGATGGAGTTTCTGCGAGAATTTCGTCTGTCGAGACTTGCAAACACGACTGTTCAAATCAAACGCCCTCTACTGACCGAATCCCAAGCTCTCTATCTCCGTTCAAATATTATAGCTTCAGACTTCACTGGAGGAGCTCCTTCAGAATTCCTTCAGAATGTAGCTAAGTTTCAAGGATCTCTCTCTCCGTCCAAATATTGTTTGTAACTTCAAACAATATTTATTTCACTTCACACACCCAAGCTTGAACAGAATGCAGAGGCTTTACCGACATGAGAAATGGAGATGCGGAGCTCCGTTTATGATTAGAGGGAAGAGGGAGAAACGAAAGTCTCAGCAAAAAAAAGATACGACTGAAGTTGTGCTTATGGAAATGGAATTGGGAGTTGCTCTGAAGAACAATTTATAAGCGAAGGAATTGTGCATTTCTCTAGCCCGTTGCTCCATGTTGAAGTGACTAAAGTGTCattgagaaataaaacaaaagctGTCTACGCCTGTTCCTGACACAAAACAAGCCAAAAAAATAAAGCTGCAGTCCCAAGCGGTCAAAGGCTGCAGGCTTCTGCCCAATAAATTTTGTATACGTCTGGCAGATGTCCTGCAGGACATGTCTACAAGGAGAGGCCATACTAAATGAGGACAATCAATAATCGAGTCCATTTGTTTGTTTATTGCATGCATCAACCTAACAATGATGAACGAATGGCAACTTACACAGGTTTCACGGAAAGGTTTCACGTGAAAAAAGCTATCAATAAAGCCACGGTCAAAGGTTATAGATGCTtgagaaaatttgttttttcaaaataaggaggaggatttaaaaaaataaataaataaattcccGACCGTCGCGCCATGTTGGAGCGACGGTCAGAAATTTCTGACACCTCTGACCGTCATTCCAACATGGCGCGACGGCCAGaagaacttaaaaaaaaaaaaatttggctgCCCGTCGCGCCATGTAGGAGCGACGGACATACAATTATACCACCCAGCTCAAGAACCACATTTGACGGCTAATTTTGGGAAGCATCAATATTTCAATCAATTCGCCGAAAAATGTGGCCTTCGTTAAATATGatttacactggggcaaatatcAAAAGGAGTGAGCTCCAATTTTGGTAATGCATTCTAAATCGGTTTTATGAaaggaaaaagttaaaaaaaaaagaaaaagaaaaagagtcttTTAAAATCGAGATGATAGTGACATATGTATATACCTCTCGAATCTCTTGAAGGGAGAACTGTCATTGGTATTCTTCTAGTTTTAAAATTCGTCACTTtggattttttcaaaaacaaaaaaaaaaaacaaaaaacaaaaacaaaaaaaaaagtgtgtttctttcatttcttctaaaggtataaaaaaaaaaaaagatagcaaATCCACCAACTTGAGCAACATGCATTTTAATCTTTTAGTTTGATAGTATTGGACTTGCGTTTTCATTTCTTTCAGTATTTCATTGGACCCCGGTCtatcccaccaatctgttatttcaaaaagaaaaattcaaaaaaacaaaaaaacaaaaaaatcaaataaaaaaaattcaattaaaaaaaaataaaaaaaatcagaagatcaaatttaatttcctgttggtgagtctcagcgtccaccgcgcacccttctatccccttattgacaatttaaatttctgttggtgagtctcagcgtccaccgcgcacccttctacctccccttcttgacaatttaatttcctgttggagcgtaatcgcttccctccgcgcatctttttctaaaagaccaattaaattttctgttggagtgtaatcgcgtccctccgcgcatcaatttaatttcctgttggtgagtctcagcggccatcgcgcacccttctatctcccattcttgacaaatttaaattcctgttggagcgtaatcgcgtcccttcgcgcatcaatttaattttctgttggagcgtaatcgcgtccctctgcgcatcaatttaatttcctgttggtgagtctcagcgtccaccgcgcacccttctacctccccttcttgacaatttaatttcctgtttgtgagtctcagcgtccaccgcgcacccttctacctcccattattgacaaatttaattttctgttggagtgtaatcgcgtccctccgcgcatcaatttaatttcctattgatgagtctcagcgtccaccgcgcacccttctatcccccttcatgacaaatttaatttcctgttggtgagtctcagcgtccaccgcgcacccttctatctctccttcttgacaatttaattttctgttggagcgtaatctcgtccctccgcgcatctttttctaaaagacaaatttaattttctgttggaacgtaaccgcgtccctccgcgcatctttttctaGTTATGACAAGTTACTTTTCTTGACTGTTTTGACTAATAATTGTgctttttcattcattttgtgtTTCATGTTTAGAAGTTCTGAGAGTTCAGACTTTTTCGACTTTGCAAAGACCACAGTTGGTCAATGCACTTGTTTCATTGTGGTTCATTTGCATTGgaactacgtttgacctgattcccatggtgggatacgtaggcaactctacatgGGTTCGGTCACATTTTCTGCAATgttattgcatcattttgttCAATAATTTCAACCAAGTGTTGGCTTGTTTATTTTAGCTCAGGAGCAGCTAGAAGAGACAGGTAAGTAATTTGGAGTCTACATCTTTGTCTTaagtttctttgaaactctagacaaagaggggcaagctgtagacaccaaatttttgtcaatttttaatatttttctgaaattttatctatttgataagttattattattatcatttttttaataCATATTAATGTatgattttctcatttttgtaggtttgtttttggaaaaagaaaaaaaaacacaaaacaaaagagaaaaatcaagaaataaaaaatcactttcatcattttcccTACCAAAACAACTATTAACCTATTCCACACTCAATTGCCATggacctttcttttcattagctAAGAAATCATCATTTTGGCAAATCCAACACACAAGCTCCACTTTGGCTACAAGTCCCTCTCGGTTCTCTGCTCTCTAGACAGAgagacaagaaaaaaataaaggcACTCTAGCTCCCAGACAACTCTCGGCCCTCTCCCTCgcagaacaagaaaaaaacacacagaaaaaaaaagagaagggagGCACTCGGCTCTCTCTAGTTTCAGGAGACCAAAAAGACAagccacaaaaagaaaaaaaaaaagcactccAATCCCTCTGGGCTCACTTGGCagagacagaaaaaaaaaaaagaaacgcacGAGAGAAGAGGAAGGGAAGCTCTCGGAATTTTGCAGCCTGCCCCCtcactctccctctctcggactTGGGCGGAGGAAAGAaacagaacaaaaaaaaaaatcttccccAACTCCTCTCGGTTCCATCTCAACCTCACACACACCTACATTGAGgtaatttttttagtttttgtctAGCACATTAAATCAATGCTTCattgtttagttttctttcatttctgcTGGCTGCCTTGTATTGTTGTTGTTGCAATGCTGAAAATTGGGAAATGGCATGAACTAGacgaaggaaaaggaaatgtttCTCATGCATGCATATTAACcgtttgaaaaaatgccaaaatgacCAACGAATTAAAAGGCTGAATATTGTGCATGTTGTTGTCAAAACGGATGACCTTTAGCTAGCACCAGGCCTGGAAATGTGTGCTTATCTaaatttttttggagttttgagctttAAAGGCATTAgaataattttcttcatttttggggCTATTTTGATTTAATGCAtccttttgttgttgtttacttGTCAAACTAAGATTATAGTTGTATTGTGAAAGTTATAAGGAGggttttggcataatttttatgatttttggtgaagatttgagggttttaaaaaaataaaaactgaactGATTTCTTGGCATTTGGCCACTTTTGGGTCATTTTCTGTAAAAACtaagttcaaaaatggcacCTACGTGAAAAATCGAGTGAGGGggtgtattttgagaaattttggcgACCGGAAAGGTCGCCGGCGGCGGCGCCACCGGCGGCCGCCAGCTGAAGCTTCCTCAGTTGGCcgaagaagaaggaagaagaaacgattggggaaggaagaaaagaaggaaagaaaagaaagaaaaaagaagaagaaaatggtttgGGCTAAGTTTTGTGGGTTTGTGGTtatttttggttggattttgaaaatgggttttggtttatttcttttgggtttcggttgggctTGAGGGATAAAAAGGCAGGCTGGCCTGTGTGTTTGGCTTGGACTTTCGGCTGGGCTTAGGTAGTGTTcggcccaaataaataaaatgatggcCCAGTAGCCTGTTTTCTTAAGAAGATCAGAAACCGATTTTTTCACTTTAGCCCCTTatctttggagtagtttcacttcggcccagaacattttaaatttgtttcacttaggtccttaaattaatttcactttggtccttaaattttatctttcatttaattttgacctctaaactttggaaaaatataatttttgtccccaaaagtttttcaatttttacaaTTCAGCCCctgatgaattttgactctctttattatgattgtttcttttctttaatagctaattatgttacttttgaatatgttcaacttgtaatttttagatattctTAAATTTATTTACGTTTGACATATTGAGgtgaattttcattattattagtttttcaattaaattggtgccatgattcttttgttcattttgagtataaatagggcaatttgactccgtttagtcaccacttcaaaagggaggtaccccattattattatttcaatgtcaattacgtactcttatgtgctcctacgtgttcttatgtgtttatatatttttatatgctttgtttgtttgatttgaatgttcatttaaattttcttatgtttgtttagttaattttataattatttgagaggcacttaaatacctcaaaaatataatagataagataattagatttgttttattttatttccccttttagattgtagttaggcgctccccgatataatagataggttgtgtgcttatgtggcttatgtgttacgtgccttacccgcttttcttaggatttttgcatctagatattatgcttatgtgtttacgtgctacgtgcgcttatgtgtttatttgttttaatctaTGTTTACTTGTCttattatatattaaaaatgcatgacgtcaccacactagtccaacgctagttgtggtttctccctccgtttatttgctagtccaacgttagtaaggatttttagaaatgggctagtccaacgctagaccatTTAGGTTGTCTTGCGCTGgattcatctttgtgtgctATTCACTACGTTTCCAtgcatgtttttatttttaggatcttttctcatttgtatgatattccctattatattatcccttacccgctataggtgctaatcatgccatttagaattgcatctcatttaagctagttcatttgcttgttcatgttaggataattttttttcaaacatggaaaatgggtaattataactttttagtttaaataccctactaatccatgtataagaaaattatgtcacgagtttttgcctcccgtatcttttatgttgcattccctttttctttgatcacttatatatgtatataatttaatttcttttcttttattttaatttcatcattcgcaTATTCGTGACACATTCAAGGAATCATTgtggccttcgcaattaatgccaTTGGTTCGATTAAATccttgaatggatattttgaccctttcgatattttataaatttagatttgcatccatgtaggaaacatccaaatatgataaaactAATGGTtagattagaaaaaattttgactaaacctcgcaactagtttcgactaggttgaaagggtgccttaggtttgagtcaattaaacctttgccttccctttcttcaaccgtgactcctgaacctattttcttttgttttaaaaaacctggggttgtcaaaaagggttttgatttattttatttttgtcaaaaaaatatttttttggctgacttggtacaccaaaattccatactaagtggcgactcctattttttcttaaaaacccttttagactaaattttggacccaaattgtcgcattctttttaagtcccattctaggtcctttttcatttattattattaaatcacatctttttataaactctttcttttttccatcgcgaaaaatggggcgcgacattattcatttttaaaataattatttttttttattttttagactCGAGCTCAAGTTCGACTCAACTCAAATTTGATgttgaattcgaattcgagTCTTATATTGAGAGTTCATCGAATTCGAGTTTGAACTCGAGTTTGGTAAAATTGAATTGAGATTCAACTCAACTAACCCAAAATGTAACTTGAATCAATTCGTTTGTAACCCTACTTTGGACTCTCAACAACTATCTCTTGGATGGTGTACTCACTTAAGCAtcgaaatggcttcaaaatttgatccattccCTCCTTTATTTCTTTCCACTGTATGAGATTTGTGTGATAATTGGACCTTGAGTATGAACGCTCAGCATAACTCGCTATTACAAAATTCTTGTAAGAAAGGATGTTAAAAATCATGGTGGTAAATTAGAATGACATTCCAAGGATTTCATCATAATTATAAAGCCATTTCTTCTACCTATTGAAACTACAATATGACACCCTAAAATTTCACATCATACCACGGAAGCCTTTAACCCCTTGCTAATTTTAGGCAAATATGTACTCTTAATTCCAATGCTTTAGGGTGTTCTTCAAAGCAAAGTTGGGGTTTCCAATAAATCTTAAAGATCTTTATCTTACTTAATTGAACGAACCataaacttttgaaattgattcCATTGTAAAAGGCTTAATTTTTAGTAACCTATTTTGTCAATGGTAAATGAGGAGGGTATTCCCGGCTCGGCTAGAAATAGGGTCCCGCCCTGTTTCTCTTCGTTCCGACCGCCTCGGCCTTTCGCCATCGGGAATTGGCTTCGGCCAGGCTATTGCCTCGGCCAAGGCTCCCCCTCGTCAGGCCGAGGTCAAGAATAATGACCTGGCAACCGGAGTGGCGGAACATGGTCTCTGACACCTCTGACACTTCTGATAAAGCTGCTCTGACATGCGCCGTCTGACACAACTGTCCCTGCGCACCTTTCCGCAGAGTCCATTAAGCCACCTTGATACACTGATCCTGCCGGATCTCTAGGGACCTGTGCAAGCAGTCCCTCTCTCCTATCTGACTCCTATAAATACCCAACACTTCTACTGAGAAGGGGGACGACCAAATTTCTGGTAAAGGCATACTAGTCTTCTCTATACTTATCACTCCTTCTCTCCCGAACTGACTTAAGCTTCGGAGTTACACCGGAGACTTTAGTCCCTCCTATAATTTAAGCAGGTAACCTCATTTGAGATAACCACCAGGATAAGAGGCCTTCTCCAGCTCGGGTGACCCACTCCAGCAGGACAAAAACGACCTCTTCAGTAAAACTTAAGCATTTGTAGGTGAAATATCGACATATATCCTAATCCGTTCGGTGTTAATACTAAGGCACTACCCAAGTTAATCATATGGTCCTATTCCACTTTGATCTTATTCAGCAATAGAAATCCAGATTCAAGGAATAACCAATGCTCATGTAGGATCAAAATTCTTGTAATTTGAATCTTACGTCATTTGTATCGATAATTAGTGTCAAGAAACAGAAGTAAACTGTGACAATGCTTTAGAAATTGATCCTTCTTGAGTTTTGTGGGACACATGATGCCCGCTCCGGCTCGGCTTTGTATCCGAGGCTGGTGTCCCCGGTGTGGATACTAAGATGGCAGCTTGGGAAGTTCGATCCGTTACCTTAACCCTtatgaaatgattgatgtgatcCCACCGCCTGACATCAATCCCTACAAGGCTATCTAACACTCCAATTGCTAACATAGCCAGCCTACGACCGTCTTCAACAAGGATAGCAATTGGAACTGGTACTCACGGACACTCATTCCATGGAGGGTGGGATGGGACGGGGTGGGGCGGGGGTAAAATTTTTCCCCAATAAAATATGGGGCAAGGGACGGGGACTATACCCTCGTCTCATCCCCAGTTTAACtagaataatatatatatatatatatatatgtgtgtgtgtgatataattaatattattagttatattattatatttataataaattaCTAATTACACGTTTGACTAATTATacattttatatttaattattaattaaatttCTTATTAATTATAAACATTTTCACCTATGAGTTGGGGCGGGGCAAGGGATGAGGGTGACGGGGATTGGGGCGGGGACGAGGAGTTTGTTTGGGCAATGGTCCCTTGCTCCGTTGTCATTCCTTATTTCCAACACCTTAAAGACAGGTCAGACACCTCATCGATAAATCTGCATACTTTATTACCATTACAAATATGCATCTTAGAGGTAACAAATTCCATTCATactcttcatttttcatttctcgATATCTTATACTTGCTAACTTAAACATCAAAGTCACATTGAGAAGAAGCCCTAATCTGCGTCTTTTTTGTGTTGTAGGTGACGTGCATTTTCCCGAGGCTCTTCGACCTCTACGGGAGATCCGTCTTCTCCTCACACAAGTTTCTATCAGAAATTCCAAGTCATTTGTACAAGTTTACTTCCTAAGGCTTACTTCTATGCTCAAATTGCAGCATCCGACTCAATTTTCTGCCTAGAATTGGTTTTGTATGATCGCGCATATGATGGGAAACAGTCAGTTGGTCTAGACATTCCGAATTCTCTTAAATATGAGGAACTTCCCAGCTTATTTGATGCTCCATCTGGACCATCTCCTTTCGTTTCTAACTTCCACTACATATTAACCTTTCATCTTCTTGTGGATTTGTAATCacataattttattatgaaaAAGGTTTTGATCATTCGAGATTTTGTGTGCCAATTGCATTCAAATTTGTTGAACGTTTATCTATCGCCATTGTTTGTAAAACCGAACATAGATCATGGCATGTGATGGGTGTCTAAATCACATTCAGTTTAATGGACTCAACCCAAAAGGTAATTGGGTTGggttcaaattaatgtcctaaTCCAAAGCCCATAGGCACATTAAAGCCCACTTTAAGTCATCAGAAACTGAAGGTTTATAAACCTTTTCTCCATGCATTATTGACTTCGAAAAAGTTTGAGAATTTGAGACATGAAACTGTTAATATCACTCCACTTTTTATTAACAGCACTcccactattatttttatcatatagttTTCACTTATTAgtttatatgataaaacaaattgtAAGAGTGTCcttaacacaaaaaaaaaaaaaaaatgaagtgccATTAGCATTTTTATCacattaatttttattaatttttttttttttttacttaaactGCACTAATTATGCCTCCTCAAAGGTCAACGGCTTTGCAttgctccttttcttttctttgtttttcttttttacagTATATATTGCCCCCTATTTCCTCTTGATACAAATTTCTATAATAACCAAAGTCCCAATACAAAGCAGATATAGCAATTAATgattaaataaaatagaatgaaaaggaaacaaaagattCTAAGACGAACCACcccatttaaattttatttctaCTACATCAAATTAAAAACTCTACCGGTATTAACCAACGTAATTTAACACACAAAACCAGACCAACATTTGTGTCTTTGTAGTTGTTTTCAAGTATCGACTCTTCTCCATTTCTCCAAACTAAGGCTTTTTTCGTTTAGAATatattcaattttattttatatcttACTTATTAGTTATATTAACAATTATTCTTGTTTAGAAGTAAGAGGTACAACTATAGAAGACCTaaagaaaattattcatttttatctaATTAGCTTTTTATTCATATGGTTTTGTTAGATTCCATTTTGATTTGGGTATCATTGTTAAGTTTTTACCTAATTGTTCATTGCCATTACTTAACTTCCtagaatatttaatttttagtattCCATTTTTTTGCATTGTCTATTATTGTTTAAGCATTTAAATGCTACTTATTTTTCACATGAATTTTAACCTCAAATTTGTCATACTTTATTCATTACaatgttttatatttttttgtatttgattgTTTGCTTCATCTAAACTAAAGTCTTAATTTTGTCCCTCATCCTAGCGTGTGAGTCATCCATAGTTGTtagtatgaaaaaaaaaatcgctaTACTATTATTGCATAAAATATTAATCTTATTACTATTTAACTAACATGTGAGTCATTGTATATAGATCTTCCAAAAGTTGTACATACTCTCTTGTCATCATCTCTTTCAGTTAGGGATAGCAATAGGGTTTGATGGGGAGGGGGGAAATGCTTGGCGGAGGTGGGGGCAGGGGAGGA
This portion of the Coffea arabica cultivar ET-39 chromosome 2e, Coffea Arabica ET-39 HiFi, whole genome shotgun sequence genome encodes:
- the LOC140036229 gene encoding uncharacterized protein, which produces MEANRPSSSHPVMDTEPIISYGVDIDTCTVRGFGENNDIEFVDVDADVDVDSEPEPDDDSDDDNPVYGSFPHTGDHQDHNTQWTFDEGPQLRYKAGVDAALTFDPLDACGVEKLKLWNERTKELELGQLFETKDHVKRAVKLWSIKENMEFKVRESTPTTWYVRCRARTSVPSCNWQLRTTLRKSHKMWMIVTLAEKHTCVRVCGNNDHRQLSGDIIVEHIIPHIMNGPVYRIKEIQTSVKKEFHVDISYKKTWYGRRRAIDIVYGDWPTSVAQLPTYVQELQYTNPGTVVVWDHHPLSISSSPIFDYIFWAFAPAIEGFRHLKPVICVDGTFLKGPYRGKILTAVAFDADNHLFPLAFALVDEENNRSWSWFMRLLRIQVCGDIQNICVISDRHHGIINAMRTLPEWKEPLAVHRFCLVHVRSNFTQKFKNQRLKELVWAAGSANQPRKYEEYMQQIFTLNAEAYAWLTGGSVRPVQWALCKDGGYRWGHTSTNMAECFNNLMRDARILPSTACIRFTLNQTVDLFVENLKITKDQVYPLPKKSWKKYLANEENGRAHSVRVYDPVRGVFCITTAHRQSHRGGNAKTVDLTNQTCTCGKWRELRFPCSHVFAACFRSRINPMTLVAPEYTFSAYQSTFAGHFYPLRDTKYWSTADLRLHILDDRLKQKTPGPLRTARILNEMDRRCPDAPRRCSNCLQPGHTAPNYPYSGYFHQ